In Amycolatopsis solani, a single window of DNA contains:
- a CDS encoding ANTAR domain-containing protein, whose protein sequence is MTGTLMSAADRWKPLTELLRALLERVAGEVPGCLGAALTVGQGDRPPQVLATAGLADRLAPAQLAHGGPIAVAEDTGEPVTTDDLFADPRWPGLTRDAEFADVRYEAVRGALALPGYWDDSGVFVLSVTLDRPPGEGSLAILRRYEKLTEMTLVVAETATAGDPGQVLELLASRAAIEQAKGALTAVRGCPPDEAWQTLRRASQEFNVKVRELAVALVEHVGGEAAPQPEGTPEIRPGEAARHAAERLWSAFTAKPGVSRPDFWVPRPRP, encoded by the coding sequence GTGACCGGAACGTTGATGAGCGCGGCCGACCGCTGGAAGCCGCTGACCGAGCTGCTGCGGGCGCTGCTGGAACGGGTCGCGGGCGAGGTGCCGGGGTGCCTCGGCGCGGCACTGACCGTCGGTCAGGGCGACCGCCCGCCGCAGGTGCTGGCGACCGCGGGCCTCGCCGACCGGCTCGCGCCGGCGCAGCTGGCGCACGGCGGCCCGATCGCCGTCGCGGAGGACACCGGCGAGCCGGTCACGACGGACGACCTCTTCGCCGACCCGCGCTGGCCGGGCCTGACCCGCGACGCCGAGTTCGCGGACGTCCGGTACGAGGCGGTCCGTGGCGCGCTCGCGCTCCCGGGGTACTGGGACGACAGCGGCGTGTTCGTGCTGTCGGTGACGCTCGACCGGCCACCCGGGGAAGGCTCGCTCGCGATCTTGCGGCGCTACGAGAAGCTCACCGAGATGACCCTGGTGGTGGCCGAGACGGCGACCGCGGGCGATCCCGGCCAGGTGCTGGAGCTGCTGGCCTCCCGCGCCGCCATCGAACAGGCGAAGGGCGCGCTCACGGCCGTCCGGGGCTGCCCGCCCGACGAGGCCTGGCAGACGCTGCGCCGGGCGAGCCAGGAGTTCAACGTCAAGGTCCGCGAGCTGGCCGTCGCCCTGGTGGAGCACGTCGGCGGCGAGGCCGCACCCCAGCCGGAGGGCACGCCCGAGATCCGGCCGGGCGAGGCGGCCCGGCACGCGGCCGAACGGCTCTGGTCGGCGTTCACCGCGAAACCGGGTGTTTCCCGTCCGGACTTTTGGGTACCAAGACCCCGTCCTTGA